In Desulfurella sp., the following are encoded in one genomic region:
- a CDS encoding penicillin-binding protein 1A gives MKKVLLIVFLIFFLVFIAFTSFVVSLYIDTNKDFQTLMSGSFFPVPTTVYDSSGKKIAIFGAQRRQVVSFDQISNNMKKAILAAEDARFYEHGPISFRAIGRALVEDIIHGRIVQGGSTITQQLVKNLYLTPSKTIYRKLKEAVLAYKIANHLTKNEILALYLNTVYFGNGAYGIESASEIYFDKHASDLTIAESAMLAGLVQAPNAYNPYYHPELAAKRTIYVLNNMLENHFITKQQYLEAVNSKIVLAHQSEMTRYGYNPKAAYFIEYIRLWLLNKYGEDVVNKGGLKVYTTLDMNMQRDAYNAVRNGILRLSGGKYNGLESALISIDPKNGYVKALVGGFDYQISQYNRAIQAKRQPGSAFKPIVYLTALEQGWKPTDTIADEPIEFKTGNKIWRPENYSHTFHGQVTLQYALAHSVNVATINLLSKVGVENVIANARKLGITEHIPDNLTIALGSFSTTLAQLTRAYCAFDNMGYLPKLIFITKIVDKNGNVIYEDKPELKNVFPQDVGYVLVKMMQDVIKEGTGVAAQALGRPAAGKTGTTNESRDNWFIGFTPQLVTGVWVGYDDNRSCGPTAVGATMALPIWLNYMQNALAGKPVENWQPPSNLPAWAQALYLNQNVTNATNSTNETLTNATNATNY, from the coding sequence ATGAAAAAAGTATTACTAATTGTTTTTTTGATTTTCTTTCTGGTTTTTATAGCTTTTACTTCTTTTGTAGTTTCATTATACATTGATACAAATAAAGACTTTCAAACACTTATGAGCGGTAGTTTTTTTCCTGTACCTACTACCGTTTATGACTCTTCAGGCAAAAAAATAGCTATTTTTGGCGCCCAGCGCAGGCAAGTTGTAAGTTTTGATCAAATTTCCAATAATATGAAAAAAGCTATACTTGCAGCAGAAGATGCCAGATTTTACGAACATGGCCCAATTAGTTTTAGGGCTATTGGCAGGGCTTTGGTTGAAGATATAATACATGGGCGTATTGTACAAGGTGGAAGTACCATTACCCAACAGCTTGTTAAAAATCTTTACCTCACACCATCAAAAACCATATACAGGAAGTTGAAAGAAGCGGTATTAGCTTATAAAATTGCTAATCATTTAACAAAAAATGAGATTCTAGCTTTATATCTTAATACTGTATATTTTGGAAATGGCGCATACGGTATAGAATCTGCAAGTGAAATTTATTTTGATAAGCACGCAAGTGATTTAACTATTGCAGAATCAGCTATGCTTGCTGGACTTGTTCAGGCTCCAAATGCCTACAATCCATATTACCATCCAGAATTAGCTGCAAAGCGCACCATTTATGTTTTAAACAACATGCTTGAAAACCATTTTATAACAAAACAGCAATATTTAGAGGCAGTAAACTCAAAAATTGTTTTGGCCCACCAAAGCGAGATGACACGCTATGGCTACAATCCAAAAGCTGCTTATTTTATAGAATATATAAGACTTTGGCTTTTAAATAAGTATGGGGAAGATGTTGTAAATAAAGGCGGATTGAAAGTTTATACCACCCTTGATATGAATATGCAGCGCGACGCATATAATGCAGTAAGAAATGGTATACTAAGGTTGTCTGGCGGCAAATACAATGGTCTTGAGTCTGCTTTGATTTCGATTGATCCAAAAAATGGTTATGTAAAGGCTTTAGTGGGTGGGTTTGATTACCAGATTAGCCAGTATAATAGAGCAATTCAAGCAAAAAGACAACCTGGGAGTGCTTTTAAGCCTATAGTTTATCTAACTGCACTTGAACAAGGTTGGAAACCCACAGATACTATTGCTGATGAGCCTATAGAGTTTAAAACAGGCAACAAAATTTGGAGACCAGAAAACTATTCCCATACATTTCATGGTCAGGTTACACTACAATATGCTTTAGCACATTCTGTCAATGTAGCTACTATTAATTTGCTTTCAAAAGTAGGCGTTGAAAATGTTATTGCCAATGCGAGAAAACTAGGTATAACAGAACATATACCAGATAACTTAACTATTGCTTTGGGGTCATTTTCTACAACTTTAGCACAACTAACAAGAGCATACTGCGCATTTGATAATATGGGGTATTTGCCAAAATTAATATTCATAACAAAAATTGTTGATAAAAATGGAAATGTAATTTACGAAGACAAACCTGAATTAAAAAATGTATTTCCTCAAGATGTTGGTTATGTGCTTGTAAAAATGATGCAAGATGTAATAAAAGAAGGTACAGGTGTAGCTGCACAAGCACTTGGAAGGCCAGCTGCAGGTAAAACTGGTACAACAAATGAATCGCGGGATAACTGGTTTATTGGTTTTACGCCACAACTAGTAACAGGTGTTTGGGTAGGTTATGATGATAACCGCTCGTGCGGACCCACTGCAGTAGGTGCTACAATGGCTTTGCCTATATGGCTAAATTATATGCAAAATGCATTGGCTGGAAAACCTGTGGAAAACTGGCAGCCACCTTCTAATTTACCTGCATGGGCTCAAGCGCTATATTTAAATCAGAATGTTACAAATGCCACAAACTCTACTAATGAAACGCTAACAAATGCCACAAACGCAACAAATTATTAA